In Mustela lutreola isolate mMusLut2 chromosome 4, mMusLut2.pri, whole genome shotgun sequence, the genomic stretch CAAATCTTACCGAGAGCAGGAACCACCTAAGGACAGGCAATTTTCAGTTGGCTTTTCAGAAGCCGGTTGCCATGACAAAGTGCACAATTTATTCCTCAGTCCCTTATCACAGCTAAAAATCACAGACCATAAAAATTAACAAggctctttccctttgcctgaTGATTTCGGAGTCCCTCATCCTTACCTGAGGTCTTTTGTTCCTCCAATTAAATGGAATGAATGTCAGTCACCTAGCAATTCAATTAATGCTGATTCAAAATTCTGGCCCAAACCAGAATCTGTAATCACAACCTCCTAATCACAGCTCAGTCATGAGAATGAAAAGTAAGCAGGAAATTGCACTAATTACTCAATTAGactaatactgtattttaaagcTAGGGCTTCAAGGGGCTGTCAGCCCTGACAAAGGACCATGGAGTTGTCCTCACCTTGTTTGCCTGAGGTCGCCCAACTGACGCTGCTGTTTTCAAGGGGCCATAATTTCTATCCATCCAAGAAGGACGGGCCTGAGCTGGGGAGTGGAAATGTACAACGAGGAGACCGACAGCCGATGAGGGGCAGGTCGGGGTGGGCAGTGGGGCTGCAGCAGTGGCCCTAACACAGGACCGTCCGGCAGACAGGGCGTCCTGGTGAGGAGCCCTCATGCCCTGTGTGAGGGCATCGTTACAGGGCTGGTCCAGGAAAACAGCCAGCGGGGAGGGACACTCAGGGAGTGTGAGGGTGGCTCTAACACACCCGAAAACCAAGCAATGCTCCAGGTGTCCCCCGTCGCCTCCCAACTCATAACAGACCAGTGGGCCCACGGCTAGGGGGTGCTGAGAGATGAGAAGCACCcactcccccaaccttccacagCCCCCAACCCCGAGATGGCTGCTACAAAATCCACCTGGAGAATCTTCATGAAACCAAGATCACTGAGTGAAAAAGAACTGCCTGGGAAGAACATACCAGATGGGACTGAAGAATTTACAAAACAATGCAAGATATGACCCAATACAAGctgggccattttttttttttttttttaaaggacctaaaacattagacttttttttttcctgctcagtTTCAGAAACTTAAATATTCTGTAAACAACAGGGAGGACGCTAGAGCCTGTCATGCCTCTGGTTTTTGTAAAACTCCTTCCGAGCTGAGTGCAGGCAAGTGCTGGCcccggggcagagggaagagggccTGTCACACGCAGGGGGGTCTTTCCTGTGCAGCAGTTTCTGAAAATGACCAACTTGGAACCCCTGGGCAGttccaaaaggagaaaaagtatttATTCGACTAAGACAGACAAAGTCTTTACTTCCAGGGCTTGCCTTGCAGGTGGCCGCTGTTGAGCGAGCGAGGGTTCGGGGGGCCGGTGGGGACCCCGGCAGGTAGGCTCTGACCGCTGCGGGTGCCTGGAACCTTGGAGTCTCTTCCAGAGGTGTTAGCTTGGCTCAGGCGGCCTGAGGGAGCGAGAAAGCAGAGGCAGAGCTGCAAGAATGACTCTGGGCACGATCTGCCAAGTACACTTTCACGTTAATGAAGTCTTAGCGTACAACCACTTTTAAGCTAATGAAGTCCTATTCAGGGTCTACTTTAGGCTAAAACCTACTCCTCCTCCTTGAGATCAGCCTGAAGGTGGGGAAGGGGCCAGAAGGAAAGGCAGCCCAGAGAGCTTTTGCTCCCCCCGCCTTCCTCTCTGTTATCCCCAACCAGCCTAGCCTGACCTTCATACTTGGTAGAAATGGATACAGGAGGGAttaggggaaagagaagagaaagtagtGTGCTCACGGGAAGGCTAGACGGGGTTTCAAGGTGCCCAGAAGCCACAGAGGGAAACAAAGCCCATCGGAGAGGAAATCCTTGTGCGTCAACTTAGCCCCTCCGCTCTGCTTGGAATACGTACGCTATCCGACTGATaaaccctttctctttctctgtctataTGCAATGTCTAATTCTTCCCACAACCTAGGATCACCACCCCTTGTCCCACCCCTCCCCGCACAGCACCCGCACACTCCCCATCCCCTACAAATATTTTAAGACTGAATATAAGAGAACAAACTTTTCGTACGAGGAGGTGATGTTCAAAGCTGCAAATCTCAAAGGTCTACGGAAAACATGATCTCTAAAGGTCCAAATATCTTACTAGGATTGTCTGCAGGACCCTGCTCCTCTTCCAGgtaatattctatcttttttaaGTCTTCTGGGGTAAATCTCCATTTATTCTCAGCTGGCAGGGGTGGCACTTTGGGGCTCGATCGTTTCCGGGCAGAGCCAGGAGGAAGGGCCTGCTGGCAAGACGCTGGCAGGGAACCCGTAATCAGTCCTTCTGGGAATTTCTGAGCTAAGACTTTTAGACCTGGGTGTGAAAGAGCATCAGAAAAAGCAGTGTTAACGTGGTGAGGCGAGGGCCTGAGAAGGCAGCTGCACGTCTCCTCATCTTTGGTCTCCCAGTCTGAGCCAACGCAAGGACGGGACATCTTAAATGCTTCACCATGAAGCAGATTAGACCAGAAAATGTCCACGGTTAGGCGGGATTCTGAGAATTCCACCAGAAATCCTTTCGCTCCAGTCTTCAGCTTTAAGGTTTTTCTCCCAGAGTCCTATAGCAACAGCAGTATTTCAGGAATTAAAAACATGTGCTGACGGAGCTAAGAGAAGTTTCATAGAACTCCTGACCCCTTGCAGCCAGCgtggttctctctccttccagaatTCGCAATTCTGAGCGTGCACAGGAAAAGGGTGATAGGGGAGGGGGTTGAAGGGTTGTGAGTCCAAATATCTTGTTTTCAATCCCAAACAGGGTACAGCCCACTCACCTCCGGAAAGCATGAAGAGGTTCTCGAAGCCCCGCTCACACATGGTGGTGGCTGCCTGGCTGGCCAGCCTCTCGTCATCGTCATACAGAATGATGACCTTGCCATGGGCATTTTTCTAAGAGTCACAGGAGTTAAGGTTCACCCACACTAGACTACCTAGAAACCCACAAGGAACAAGGAATGGTCTGGGGTCACCTTCCTGAGTTCAGAGAGCGTTGGACAACCCCACTCTTTATTCTGCACATCTGTactctctgtttgtttttttttttttttcttgtcatggaAACCACATGAGCtggtattcttcttttttttttttttttaaataaacgaGTATCACCATGGTCCAAGACAGCACCAGCTCCACACCCCACACCCTTTAGCTCTTTTATCCTCACGGCCCTGAAAGGTATGACAAGCTCCattcacaggtgaggaaatagaaaacctcTGTCCTATGGGTCCACTGCAGGCTTATTTATGCTAGTAAAAAAAAGGAGACCCACCTAAAAGCCCATTAGAGAGGAAGAGTTTAGTAAATCatagtatagtatatagtaaGACGAGATAATGTGCTGCATCAAAAATGAAGTTTATAAAGAGCTTGGATTAGCCTGGAGAAATACACTGTACTATGAACTAAGGAAAAGTCAAAATACTAAATTATATCTCCAGTATGATTTCTCCTTTGTTAAAAGGAATACAGAGAAGAcaactagaaataaaatatgaaaaaaacataATCAGAGTTGTTCAGTTGTACGATTATcaatcttttctatatttttcagtgcttaaattattttctattcgTGTCATTTTTATGAGcaaaaaagttaagtaaaattttaagaaagaaaaaatttaagacagaaagaaaaaaaaatttacctctgAAGTTTTAGTTGGGAAAGctttcttggggggaaaaaaggtcttAGGACTAACTCTCAACAGATCACAGACTTTAACCTAATGTTTTTTGGCCCACTGCGGGATAGCTTGGAAGCATCTGCCAGGCTGGTCAGGGTACTCAGCAACAGCTAAGAATCCAAATTCTGAAATATGCTAAGTAAGCTAATTAATATCAAAGGTCCtttacagagttttttttttccctacaagcATGATTCATGATAAGTTTGACTCTTACAGTCCTCAAACCACCCAACTCCTTAAAATGCAACAAAGGATACATATTCAAGAATGTCATTTGAATAAGGGTTCATTGTTCTAGACAGAGTTGCAATTGGGTAACTGTAAgctgcaaagagaagaaaaagctcaGGCAGTTTGTAGCTCTCTGTACAACTTGGCCCCAAATTCCCAGCTGGTTTAAAGTTTAAAAGCTCAAAGAAACATACTTGCAAAATCCACCAGCCATAAACCTAAATACTTTTTTGAGAGAACAGAAACAGAGCACTATGAACACATTAGGAAGCTTCATGTCACCTTTGAGGATGTTTAGCACTGGGCCCCAGAGCCATCTGGGAACGTCACCAGCCTCTCTCAAGAGCATTATGGCAGAGCCCAATTCCAGATTCCCATAAGGGATCCCACTAACAGAAAATCTCTTTAACTGCTGCCCCTGGGGTGTGGCTCCGGCCTGCCAGGACTCTAGAACAGGCTCTGTTCTTGGAATGAGACGCTAGAACGCCTCCTCCCTCTCTTACCTCCAATAATGTGGCACTGCTGGTAAGAATCTCTGTCTCGCACATCTAGTAGCAGGAAGGGGCAGTCGGGGTAAGGTTTGTCTTTGGCGGTGGGCTCTGCTTTCTTCACTAGCCCTTTGTCTAGATCCAGTTCCCCAACACCACTGATGACGCTGCAAGTGAAAAGAAGGTTGGCAGAAACTAGTCAGGGGTGAGTGCCTTCAAGGTCAAATGCATTTCTTCAGAAAAGTCAGAAAGTGCTCAGTGTCTTTTCAAAGGGTacttcaaagaaaaaggaaaatggaaatggtGTCTCAGTTCTGCCTCTGAATGCATGGCCGTATGGATTCCTATTCTAGCACCCTGGGCCCCGAGGAAGGCACCCAGGCGTCCACCCATACTCACCTTCAGAGAATGCATGTTAGGTCATTAGCATGGCTGAGGGGGCAGAAACCGTTGGGCACATGCCACCTCCAGCAACAAGGACAgcattcagagaaagaaagaggccaACAGTTAATCTAATGGAATTGTGAGGAGTGTAAGAAATCAGAACAAAATGGGAAAGAGTAAGGTTGGTAGCACAAGAAAAAGGCAGGCTTTCTATGTACATTAGATGCACTAGAAATCAacattgtggggcgcctgggtggctcagacattaagcatctgcctttggctcaggtcatgacctcagggtcctgggatcgagccccgcactgggctccctgctcagcgggaagcctgcttctccctcttttactccccctgcttgtgttccttttctgtgtcaaataaataaataaaattaaaaaaaaaaaaacaaaaaacccaatatCATTTTAATGTTTCTCATCTATTTATACAACGACTTATACGATAGGTATTTCGACCCTTAATGTCTTCAAAAGTTATCTGTACTTATTCCCAGTTTATAGGTGACAGTGTTGAGGCTGAAGAGGCTTTTAGATTTGGTGACATTCACATAACGAGACAGAGGAAACACTAGGATTAAATGAATGAGCTCGCCATTGACAGTTATGTTTCTAAGGTCTTAAACTGGTTGCCATATTAAAGATTACAGACaaaatgtggttaaaaaaaaaatatgaatcaaaGGCTTAAGAGGAGTGGGTGTTACGAACAAAATGGCAAGGAGTGAAATGCCTGTACTGAAGTAAGAGGACGCCCTTCCCAGGCAAATCTGACGCGTCCCCTGACGGCTCCTCTCCCCACACGGGAAAATCAAATTCTGCACTTAGACCTGTTTGTGTTGTAACGAGATGCCAGCAAGGGCCCGTTTTGTCGcaccaaagaagaagaaaatctattCCTATGAAGCTGCACCCTCAGTGGAAGTCTTGTTGGTCCATGTTGCTAATTCCGATTTTAGAGTTCTTGCGTGaaatagttataaaaaaaataatagcagtactggggcacctgggtggctcagtcagttaagagtctgccttcggctgcgttcatgatcccagggtcctgggatcaagtcccgcatggggctccctgctaaatggggatgtctgcttctccctccccctctgcccctctccctccacttgtgctctctcaaataaattaaatcttaaaaaaataatagtggtaCTGATGATAGCAATTCATTCTCTAGCAGACCTAGTTTCTCTGGCACAACTGTTTTGCTTGTAGAAGGGATGGTCGTGTGCTGAAAATGAGCACCAACCTATAATCAACACCTAATATCTGTGAGAAAGTGTTGCATCGTAGTCTATGCAGCAAGGAGGACCAGTCCCGTGCCGTTGGAGAACTGACGCCAGAGGCTGCTTTCACGCTCCTTTGCACCTGCGTAATATCAGAGCAGGGCGTATGGCActctatttttcttctgattCCAGACAGGGTAATTATAAGCTGCGGCAGACAGTAAAGGGGGCGGGAGTGGGAATCAGAAGATAGTAGTTGTAAAGCTAAGTCCTAATAGCAAACCTGCATCCAGGAAGGCTGAGAAGGCTGGAATTAGGGAGTAGAAATGAATGCTCTCCTAGCAATATACTCTCATCCTCGCTAAGATGCTGTGAAAAGATTCAGGCGGTGGCATTTATACCAAGAGAAAATTAGAAGGGCTGCAGTGAAAATGCAGGACTTGACTACTGCCAGTCTGTTTCTACGGCGACTAAATCACTGAAACTGTTACCCAAATGAGTATGAAGTCAAATGCAGGGAAAACCCTGGACCCGAGGAGCGATAAGTGTACCTCTGCAGAGTCGAGCGGCTGGAGTCCCCTGCTCCCGTGCTGCTTAGGACCTGCATGGGGCTTGGCGACTGCTCCCCGAGGCTCCCCTTCCCGTTGGTCCTGGCACTGATTTCCCTGTCATCGGGCTCTGAAGTCGTCGAGGACTCATGGTCTAAGATTTGCAAAGGGATAAATAAGTGACGTTGACCTCCGGGTGTATTCACGAGTGCGGCAGCCCCCTTGAAATTAGGTCAAGACAGGGAAATTCCATCACGGTTTTAAAACTGTCCCGGAAGTTCTAACATCTAGGACCCCAGGAGTCCCTGAGAcctgttcaggggcacctgcgaGGTCTCTCCTACTGTGTTGATACTTGCATGAATGGTGCCAAAGTGATGGGGGCCAAACTGAGAGCACCTGAGCCACAATCAGGGCAGAGGCACCGAGTTTTATTAGTGACCGTCATATTTGTTCACCATCATGGATGCGCTCAGTTCATAAACAGGACAGTCACATTGGGAAAAAGTCCCCAAGGGAGCCATAATCATGATTCTATTAAATCTCATCTTTAAATATACACCTTTTGAATATTCCGTGGGATGAAATGGGGATCCGCATATAGCAACTCGGCTCCAAACCAAGACGCACCATGCTTGTCTCAAGGGAAAGTATTAGTGTGATTAGTGCTGCTTTTGCCCTGAACACCATTTTTACTTGGAAGGAAAACTGACAGAAAAATTATAGTTACTTAGACTCGTGCATGtggcagacattttctcaaaaatgatcTAAGCGGATTGTcatttcaaggaaaacaactgatGGTATCTGTTGTGATgattcaattttgaaaaaaaaaaaaaaatcagaattttggaaATCCTGTTCGTGCCACCAGGAGCTTGACTGCCTCCCTGCACTTAATGATTTTTCTGATAAGATAGGTGGTgagtttaataaatatatatatatattttggatattgtgtAATGAATGAAATTTGTCAATGTTTGGAAGATCTTCATAACTCGGTGAATCGAtcttttccaaatgaccaatggATGATGTTATAAAATCATGCATGGGTAAGAAGATTAATTCAAAGTACACGACAGACCGATGGGTTTAATGGAACAGAGTATGAAACCCGCATTGATATGGTTTCAGGTTCCACATTACAGCTAACCTTTAAGAAGCTATGGGTTGTCAGGTTTTAGCATAGTACTGAAGATATGTATCCACAATTATCTGAAAGGGCTATTAAAAGATTCTCCCTTTTTCAACTACAGATCCATGTGAGGCTAGATCTTCTCCATGTACTTCAACCCAAACAGCATATTGCAATGGACTGAATGCAGAAGCCATGAGAATCAGCTGTCTACTATTCAATCAGACAtcgagatttaaaaaaaaatgtaaaacgaTATTATGCTCAGTAAACTTTTTTTTCGTTTTGGAAATACAACTATTTtgcataaaaatgttatttatgtttgCAGTGGGTTCAGTATCACTATTTGTAaatgaaatagtaaataaatatttttaagttctcagttaaaatttttaatatcctAAATATTAGCTGATATAATGTCCATAAATCAAAATTCTTTGAGGTCCTCAATTTCAGAGTGCGGAGGGAGACGAtaccaaaaagtttgagaattcgctattctaactggtatagTGAGAGAAGAAATAGAACTCAGAGGCCTAGTTATTGAAGAGAATATTAACATTCACTttgcatatgatatatatataccaaGAAACTTCAGAAGAATCCTATGAGCATAAGGGAAATAAGTATgtggttaaattaaaaaaaaaagaaatactaaaaaactactttttaaaaatataccaattAGAAAGGAATATGATCAGCATCTCGTTTACAGTAA encodes the following:
- the CEP41 gene encoding centrosomal protein of 41 kDa; translated protein: MSVRRHIGNPEYLTKRIPQNPRYQHIKSRLDTGNSMTKYTEKLEEIKKNYRYKKDELFKRLKVTTFAQLVIQVASLSDQTLEVTAEEIQRLEDHESSTTSEPDDREISARTNGKGSLGEQSPSPMQVLSSTGAGDSSRSTLQSVISGVGELDLDKGLVKKAEPTAKDKPYPDCPFLLLDVRDRDSYQQCHIIGAYSYPIATLSRTMNPYSNDILEYKNAHGKVIILYDDDERLASQAATTMCERGFENLFMLSGGLKVLAQKFPEGLITGSLPASCQQALPPGSARKRSSPKVPPLPAENKWRFTPEDLKKIEYYLEEEQGPADNPSRLSQANTSGRDSKVPGTRSGQSLPAGVPTGPPNPRSLNSGHLQGKPWK